CTCTGTCCTTTCGATGATGAGGTCTAGATCTTTAAGAGTAGGTTGCAAAGAGTGAATCTCGAGTTGGAATCTTATTAAGACTTTTATAAGCATCGGCGACTTCGTAGCAATCTCACACCTCCTCAACATGAAGATCTGGATCCATTTGGACTCAATACAGTGCCAGGTCAAAGAGCTAGCTTGATCGACATACACAATTGACTGCCTTTGGTAAGAGACAATGATGATCTACTTAGTGAACAACTAAAGTTGATTGTTATATGAAGGTCTTGAAGCCATTTACCTAATCATGCACATGTTGATTTAATTACTGCGTATAATCCACGTGGATAATACGTATAACTCTCGCCCACACCTGGTGAGCATAATAAGGCACCCAACTATCTTTAACATGCGCAGATTTTCTGGAGTCGTTATCGAGCTCAGTGATAATGGGAGGCTACTCTCCTTTTATATAAAGGACGGTGAAGGAGATCTTAGGTAACTTATTCTTCAGAAAGTAGAATCCAAATCCTATCATTTTTTCTCTACTTTATTGTACTGAATTCTcactaatttaagcatcaaaggattgcttattaaaaaatttttgatgaataaCTTTCTTGTGGTGTTCTTAAAAAAGAAGCATCTCATTCTAACGAAAGTTATCTTCGCGTCGATGGATGACTAACCTCCACCTCAATAAGGAACCGAACCCAGCCCAGCCACAAGGGCCGGAGACTTTCGGCAACAGTAATTATATAATTCTATTGTACCATTCTCGTTATCCCGTTGATACTTTGTAATGCTATTTCTGCCGACGCACAACCATGGTCACTTCGTCTTCTCCGCACCGTAGAGCATAAAGCAAAACGTGTGCAATGCATGGCCGAAAACGCGAATAGGGACATCGCTTTTTTCAGCCTTTAGACAGTTATGCCTTTGTCTACTTCTCTTTTCACATAAATGCATCTCATTCTTTAGCAATTACAAACAaacaaaaatacatcaaagaAAAGTAAGGTGAAAGTTACCTATTCACATCATGAGACTGGAGAGGGTTTCCGCATTACAAATGGTGATCTGAAATCCTTCTAGTGGGTAGGAGATAACAGGAGCCATGAATACTTGCTTCCGCTCCACATGCATCTGACGTGGCCGATACTGTTAACATCCCTCTTAGCTCCCAAAGTTCCACCCCCATCTCTCCTTAAAAAATAACTTCCACCCACATGATGCCGTCACCGTGTACTCCACCAATTAGAAgccaaaaggaggaggaggaacttTCCATTGTCCCTCCCTAATCCCAAAAGCATCCTTCCTGGAATAATAAAAGCTACGCATCTCTCTCTTCCATCCGTTATTATTCCTTTCTTTCTCAATCCACTcccttcttttttgttttttttaactCTCTTTAGGCCATCAGTAGTGTTTGTTGTTgattctcctctcttctcttctcttcgcTGGTCCTCCCAATGGGCAACCCCATGGACTACTATTTTGAGGTGTTGGATATCCCCAAGGACTCCTCCCCCCAAGAAATCCGCGCCGCCTACAGAGCCCTCGTCAGGAAGTGGCACCCGGACAAGCACCCCCCATCTTCCAAGCCCCAGGCCGAGGCCAAGTTCAAAGCCATCACCCAAGCGTATGAGGTGATCCCGTGTGCCATACCCCCCAATTTTATCTCCAAGGCCTCAAAATTTAATCTTTTTTTGGCCTTTGGTTTCGTCGCTGTTGTTATTGCTGTTGGATATGTCTCTTAATCAACCCCATCCTATGCCACCGGTTTTATCTTGCAAGATTAGAAATCCCATTTttgttcttctccttcttctcgttGTTGATGTAGAACAAGCCTAAAGATCTCTTCTTTTTGCTGGAGTTTTATTGCTTTGGGCTTCCCTCCTCTTAATCTGTTTCTCTTAGGCCCGTCCCATCAGCTGAATTTGATCAACAAAGCCTAAAGATCTCTTCTTTTGTGGTTGTTCATGATGTTTTGAGGGTCTcgtctaattgtctctctcttaGCCCTGTCCCGTTTTACCTCAATTTTACCTCAAAAGCTTAAATatctaggttttttttttttttttggtctctttttgttgttgttgttatagGCCCTTAATGATCAGGAAGAAAACAAAGTCATGTTTGGAGTTTGCAACGATAATGGGGATGGCAGCGCCAAGGAAGGAGGGTCGAACAGGGGCAGGGAAGAGGCGAGATCGTCGCCGCTGCCGAGGCACCGGAGCCAGGAGTTCTTCCCTCAGAGCAGATCAGGGAGGAATTTCAAGGACGTGTACTACTCGATGGGGTCTAACAGCCCGGTGGCGAGGCCGACGTTCTCACGGTCGTCTCGTCGGAAGCCTCCACCGGTGGAGTATAAGCTCGAGTGCACGCTCGAGGAGCTCTGCCGTGGCTGCAAGAAGGAGGTCAAGTTCACCAGGGACGTCGTCACCAAGAACGGGTATGACCCCTTTTTttatcccctctctctctctcggattttttcctttatttttgttGGGGTTTAATTATTTCTTGTTAGTGAGCCTGCAACTCCTTAAATCTACCAGTTAAAAAAAGCTGCAATCTTGTTTGAAAAGTAGTACCTTTGAGAAAAAAGatcctttaatttttttgattattcattatatatatatatatatatagcgagagagagagagagagagagatgtatgTATGGTGGGGCGTTGCATTGGAGGCAATTGCTTTGATATGCTTAGTGATTCTTTCATTCATTCTCTCATGGTCGGGGATGGAAGTTGCTATTTTGCTCAGAAAAAGTAGCTTCTTTTACTTGCTCACTTGAAAAAAATCGTGGAATTAAAAGATATATAACAAGGGATTAAGAAGATGATTGGATTACATTTCAGAAAGAAGAATTCAATTGAAGTCATGCGATTTGAGCTGATAGCTTTATTGGCTGACAAGGATTTTCTGCAACTTACATGGGCGTAGGTGGATCCCAACTTACCCTTTAAAGAGATTATTATCTAGAACAGCATACTCTATAAGTATTATTAACTTGTTCTTGTGCTTATGTTTCTAAATAATCATCTGTCTATGGGGATAATGAAGAATTAGGCGGGCATATCTTCTCTTTAGCTTCTAATATGTATAAAAATGGTTACAGATGAAGTCAACAGCAAGACTGTGACTTGTTAAGCGCTATATGAAAGGTATTGCTATGCTTCGCGCATATGTCGCAAAGGAAAAGCTTTGCTGTAATGAAATTCATTATAGTTGCGTATTTTGAATCTACCTGAAAATCCAAGCCAAATGTCCACCATTGCTACTTGAGGATGGCGACATCTCAAGTGGAAGAGGTCCTCTGATGAATGACTTTTTGTGTGTTTAAATCAATTTCACTTTAGAAAATCAAATCTGAGAGATGcaaatgcataagatcatatttaTGATCCTCTTCGCTCAGAATTTGTTCTGATGGTGACATTCTAGGGACCTAATCTCATTCGGTTGGAATATATGTGTACACAGGGTGTAAGTAGAAATATTCAAAACAAATTGCCAATTGTTAGATATGCCATCGGTTATGCAAACACGAATTTAAGTTAACTATGGTTATTATGCTATTATATCATGCCGGCTGAACTGTTACCAACTTCATCAATTATAGGACAGCTAAATGGATGCTATGAACGCCAAGTCTCGGTCAAAGTCCTCTGAACAGAACTTCTTTTTATTCCTATGAAGGCCAAGTCTAGGTTAAGGTCCCCGAGAATAGAGAATTTAACTGGGATCACTTTTGCTGCCTCTGTCAAAGTCTTTTTCATCTATTCCTTCATGCTTCTGCACCTTGCGAACTATATCTGGGTGATTCCATTCTCTACAGTCGTCTCTGTTCTACTTTGCAATCCAAAAGAATGTTATTAATTTGATATTAGTAGTCTGAGGCTGAATGATTCTACCTTCTAAACTCTCTTAACAAGAAAAGGTTATGGTCTGCACCTATTGATTGGGACTGGGGCAAAGTTTTATCGGGAGAATCATTATATAGATTAATGAGAAGTTGTTTTCTGAGATCATATAATTATAAACATCAAattagggtgcatttggttagtcattaaaaaaatattttttttattttttgatttttaaaaaataaaatcaaaaagcaatgtttgaCAGCACTatgaaaagcaaaaagcaaaaatcaaaataatcaaaataattgctttatatgcaaaataaaattttttgtttttctattttttttttttttgcttccgcacATCTAAAACGCCAAATTAAAAAGTAAAGAATCCGAATCTTTCTCCTTTGTCGAGCTTTTCATCTCTCCatcctcttctctctcccttttcgaaTCTTTCTTTCCCGTCGAGCTCTTCATCTGCCGTCCTCAAACATTATTTTTTGCTCTATAGCAACGtagttatcaaatatattttttattttttgcttttactcaataataaaaataaaaaaaaataaaaaatattttttaaaattaaaaattaaaaagtgtaAAAAATCGTGTATCTGTGCTTTGGCTTATCCATTAAATTGTCCTTTGAGCAATAGGTTGGATCTATGGACAGGTAAAAGTGGTGGCCACAGAGTACTATTTTGGGTAATGGATCGTTTTCCTCTACCATGTCCCAAAATTCCAAGACAATTTCAAATTTGTCtgaatttctttttcttcttgtattATTTGAAGTTGTCATTTATTATGCTGCATTGTTCACTAGGAACATTCCTACCACCATATTGTGATGTTGCCAATATGTTGTCGTAAACTATGAAAACAGAACCTGGCCTGAAGATTTGTATTCTTTGACTTTGGTAGGTCAATTGTTCAAAAGGAGGAGACACACACAATTAAGGTGAAGCCAGGATGGAAAAAGGGACCAAGATCACATTCGAAGGGATGGGGGATGAGCGACCAGGATGCATCCCTGCCGATGTTGTCTTCTTGATATCAGAGAAGGAGCACCCCATCTTCAAGAGAGTGGGTAATGACTTAGTGATCAAAGTGGAGGTCCCCTTGGTGAATGCCCTCACCGGTTGGACCTTCTCTTTTCCACTTTTGAGCGGAGAGAAGATAAGCTGCTCCTTCCATGATGAGATCATCTATCCAGGATACGAGAAAGTCATAAAAGGCGAGGGCATGCCTCTTGCGCATGAGAAGGGGGTGAGAGGGGATTTGCGAATAAAATTCCTTATCATCTTCCCAACACAACTAAGCGACGAGCAGCGCTTGAGTATGGTGGAGCTTCTGAAGGACGGCACTTGATAGTCTCAAGCTTCATTCTTTTCCTCCCCTCTACTTCGATCGCTGTTAATATCCATGTCTTATACATAAGAGTTTCAGATACATACAGGTTTTTATATGGTCATCCTGTGCATACATGAAGTATGAGTTGGTGATAAATTCTCTTAGTTGCCATTGAGGATTGTTTCCATACCAACTGGTTTAGGAGTTTACTGCCTCACCTTTTAAAGCCTTGTAGGTGAAGAAATTTATGGTAAGTTTCTTTATGCGGTATTATATGTTTGAGATACCAGAAGAGGCAGGAGATGTTGCATGGGTTCCCAATCCTTGCTCTTGCCAGTCACCAACATGTCAATATCTGAATGCTTTTTTGACGGGCAATATGATGCTTTTCCCATCTAGAGAATATTACTTCCATGACCATGCTCTGCTCTGGTTCATGCTTTTTAAGGGGAGGAATGTATGCTTTCCTTTTTTCCTTTGCCAAACTTTTGTGGGCAGATGTTTCGCTGTTGTCTCGAGAAAAGTTAAATCCCTCTCCTTTTAAGTTTGAAGGGGGAAAAACAAACAAAAGCAATCAGTTAGAGTGAACATAATTTGCCTTGCGGGAAGTTTATTTGGGGGTGGTGCCCATAATTTGAACCTGGATCTCTTCTACCTGAGCAAATAGAAACGAAAAAAACATCTTTTAGCAGACTATTGATGGAGATATCTGCCACGTCCTAAACCCAGCATCCGGATACTCCTTAAGGCAAGTCCTAGAGAATATGCAAAGTCTGTGAAATTTATTATAATCTCAACATCCAATGAATATTATTGAactcaatttataataaataatttaatatataaaagcTGGTGGAGGttgtcctaggcataagctccagATAGACTGTCCCAGACTTAAGCTTCTGATTGACTAACCTAGGCATAAGTTCCTAATGGACTACCCACGTGATGAGGCTAGTgcaaaccatatctttttcattcatttattttatgttgatttcattaaatcaattttaattgatagtatgatcaaaataagtatatcatatctatataatcGTATCATCAATCACTGTTATACATACGTAGTTAATACATAATGTACTCATGCTGaaaaatcatacaaaaaataatttatctcaaACATAATAAATCCATCATCATGATTCCAGTGATACAAACCAACAATATAAGTCCAATGATAAAAAGTATATATAATGATAATCATATACAGGAATTCTTATCTCTATTGATGACAAACTCTGAAATAAGATTTACTAATCTATGACTAGTATGTTCACTCAACGATATAATTCTAACACATCCTCGATCCATCATCAgtataagaaaaataaatatcattaaaTTCTTATTTGTAAAGCTCTAACATCCGAATTGCTTTTACTCTCAAATTTCTCGATTCTACATAAAACATaactaattaataaataaagatTCAGAGATTTACCTTGATTTAGAAAATAGAGCATTGGTCCCTTTGCTCCACATCTTTTTGTCCAATTGACTATACCCATATATAACCGAATCCCataatcagaaaaaattataaagtaaCTATGATTGTGGTAGAAAGATTTTGAGAATAAAGGGACACAATTGCTCGGATAAAGACTTAATCAATAGATCATGAAGTAAGAATCCAATTAGTTCAAAATTGATATATCAAATATTGTCCACAATGGATATTCAACAAAACCTAGGATGGAAAcagatcgctgtcgtaggcgatcaaaaataaaaactaactcaaactatatagatagggttagTTAAAATCGTCTCCACAAAAATTtaggatgattatttttttttatgaagaaaaaaataaaagagaattgattgcagaaggattaaaagaaatagaatagcaagaaatcaaaagtataaattaaattatgaaaaaaaataattcaaagaaataATCTAGGAATTCTGAATCcgccatgcaaagagatttatttttttcttttttttatattataatatttaattcttataattatggtattagtatagtttatctctaagggatacggactgtatcagtagattgcAGTttgtcctgttggagtataaactatctaaattcaattacaagatataagatttaatctagcatatCATGATTTAACATTTCTAAGCACGTACTATATCcaaagatcacggcacgtcaagagaaggtataggccgtgtaggctggatcaatatctcagaaaaaagtaaaaagatacgaaataaaagtaaaattttattgtataaaaattaactataaaaaaaaaaataaaaactcatttacagACTTCATAATATTCCtagattgaagagatttagcctcacatcaagctctctagctccataatctcccaataattgatccctaaagctttttgattttttttttcttttttttttttctctgatttttttctccttccaaagcttattcccagattttctatttatagatgaattttttataattttttgggtaggaaaaggagtcctaaaattcttagaaatcgtataaaatccttaaaaatttttctggccatcggatcaggcttggaccatccagatttgataaaaaatcaatttttaatcCTTATTAGGGTCGAATTCAACCATAGCCGTCCGATTTGGGTTCGGATTgattctggaccgtcggatcatgccATATATCTTCTCTTATAAACCAACAGCAAACGTGGACCGTCAGATCTGGATTAGGAtggatgtcagccattggatcgcgcaAAAGGAGCTTCCACCACCCGTAAACTGCACCTGTGGACCGCGTATTGTTTTTggtggaccgcaccctggctcttTGGACCGACCGATGGGTCCACTatgcatcggaggctatttttaagatttttaggatattttggctccgtTTTTGTTCtgatttttgtttaaaaattaaaaaaaatatgtattaaattttttaaaaatttttcttcattttgatgcttaaattacttaattaaattaacatcttatttttcataaatatatctaattttatatttttttaaaaattatttattttttaaaaaaattaataaattcatgaaattagatttttaagaagatgttaacaccataaattactaaaaatatctacaataaatataaaaatatagtaCTTATCACacttccaacttgaactttgctcgtcctcgagtaaagaaagaatttagaattaagtaccataaagttttgaatttcatcaaataatttttaaaggaacactgatgttcagtagagcatgagtgaggtatgtcattggagtattaatactaatccaTGTGAGAGTTAAGTTAAGaacactatttttttttgaaactttttttaaattatttctacctttatcttcaaatcatcaACCTCATATAGACAAGTacattgttacttccgtccttcatttattgaactcttttttttcttttttttaatgttgtactgctatttAGTGTCTtaacccttaagctttctgtttgatccatgtagcgagttttcaaccaatgactcccaaacagatggttttagggcactaggtatagaataccctcggacctacttgcttgaatcaa
The DNA window shown above is from Elaeis guineensis isolate ETL-2024a chromosome 8, EG11, whole genome shotgun sequence and carries:
- the LOC105034364 gene encoding LOW QUALITY PROTEIN: uncharacterized protein (The sequence of the model RefSeq protein was modified relative to this genomic sequence to represent the inferred CDS: inserted 1 base in 1 codon) translates to MGNPMDYYFEVLDIPKDSSPQEIRAAYRALVRKWHPDKHPPSSKPQAEAKFKAITQAYEALNDQEENKVMFGVCNDNGDGSAKEGGSNRGREEARSSPLPRHRSQEFFPQSRSGRNFKDVYYSMGSNSPVARPTFSRSSRRKPPPVEYKLECTLEELCRGCKKEVKFTRDVVTKNGSIVQKEETHTIKVKPGWKKGXKITFEGMGDERPGCIPADVVFLISEKEHPIFKRVGNDLVIKVEVPLVNALTGWTFSFPLLSGEKISCSFHDEIIYPGYEKVIKGEGMPLAHEKGVRGDLRIKFLIIFPTQLSDEQRLSMVELLKDGT